A genomic segment from Spongiibacter sp. IMCC21906 encodes:
- a CDS encoding RNA polymerase sigma factor FliA, protein MSVHNAYLDVQRGSRDELVTRHAPLVKRIAYHLISRMPASVDVDDLIQAGMIGLLEAGSHFQGDKGASFETYAGIRIRGAMLDQLRQSGWAPRSISKQLREMGVAVAKVEARLGREASAAEIATEMQISLDDYHQLLRDTSSVRLFSLDQIQEDAGEQDSFAGDDRYAPMESVLEANFQSSLATQIDGLPEREKLVLALYYDQGLNLKEIGEVLEISESRVCQIHSQAIVRLKSRLRDWTGD, encoded by the coding sequence GTGAGTGTGCATAACGCCTACCTTGACGTGCAGCGGGGCAGTCGTGATGAGCTGGTAACTCGCCATGCACCCTTGGTTAAGCGTATTGCCTACCATCTTATCAGCCGCATGCCGGCCAGCGTTGATGTCGATGACTTGATCCAGGCGGGCATGATTGGTCTGTTGGAAGCGGGCAGTCATTTTCAAGGGGACAAGGGCGCGAGCTTTGAGACCTATGCTGGTATTCGTATTCGCGGCGCCATGTTAGACCAGCTCCGACAGAGCGGTTGGGCTCCTCGGTCTATTTCTAAGCAGTTAAGAGAAATGGGCGTAGCGGTGGCTAAGGTCGAGGCGCGATTAGGCCGAGAAGCGTCTGCGGCAGAGATAGCAACAGAAATGCAAATAAGCTTAGACGACTATCACCAGCTGCTTCGAGACACTAGTTCTGTGCGCTTGTTTAGTCTGGATCAAATTCAAGAAGATGCAGGCGAGCAGGATAGCTTTGCTGGCGATGATCGTTACGCGCCAATGGAAAGCGTCTTGGAAGCCAACTTTCAATCCTCGCTAGCGACCCAGATTGACGGCCTGCCAGAACGCGAAAAACTGGTATTGGCTCTGTACTACGATCAAGGTTTAAACCTGAAAGAAATCGGCGAAGTGTTGGAAATTAGCGAATCCAGAGTTTGCCAAATACACAGCCAAGCCATTGTTCGGCTTAAAAGCCGCTTACGGGACTGGACCGGCGATTAG
- a CDS encoding DUF2802 domain-containing protein, translated as MNEAIRNLLDAVAPMLNGLMNMSAAQIIGAIFTLLGVGLLIYVSRLRRNLREQRAAEALAAVNAEKDARIASLEQTVAAQSSALDMVGDRVLALEDYLEMLGVKQQKLAADKKGPAFYAHLRNLADKGMNAAELSRRFGISVSEASLLTAMNKKAV; from the coding sequence ATGAATGAAGCCATTCGTAATTTATTAGACGCCGTTGCCCCCATGCTGAATGGCTTAATGAACATGTCTGCCGCACAAATTATCGGCGCCATCTTTACCCTGCTCGGTGTAGGCTTGTTAATCTACGTTTCACGATTGCGTCGTAACCTACGCGAGCAGCGAGCGGCGGAAGCGCTAGCCGCAGTCAACGCCGAAAAAGATGCCCGCATTGCCAGTCTGGAGCAAACCGTCGCTGCTCAAAGCAGTGCTTTAGACATGGTGGGTGACCGAGTATTGGCATTAGAAGATTACTTGGAGATGCTAGGGGTGAAACAGCAGAAACTGGCAGCCGATAAAAAAGGCCCCGCGTTTTATGCCCATTTGCGTAATCTTGCCGACAAAGGTATGAATGCCGCTGAACTTTCCCGCCGCTTTGGTATATCCGTTTCAGAAGCGTCATTGCTGACGGCGATGAATAAAAAAGCGGTTTAA
- a CDS encoding type II toxin-antitoxin system RelE/ParE family toxin — MQLTALDTAYCIDDLDIPGYRLHSLKGSRKGLWSITVSGNWRVTFEFHEGHVFIVNYEDYH; from the coding sequence ATGCAACTTACAGCCTTGGATACTGCCTATTGTATTGACGATTTGGATATCCCGGGTTACCGACTGCACTCATTAAAAGGTAGCCGAAAAGGTCTGTGGTCGATTACTGTCAGTGGTAACTGGCGAGTTACTTTTGAGTTTCATGAAGGCCATGTTTTTATCGTCAACTATGAGGATTATCATTAA
- a CDS encoding HigA family addiction module antitoxin, whose translation MTMYNPPHPGEFIQATYMEPFDISCRNLAKHLDVAASTLNRLIKGQSGISPEMALRLAKVLGRSPESWLTMQDNYDLSVAKKQLKLSNVLPLDLNAA comes from the coding sequence ATGACTATGTATAACCCCCCTCATCCTGGTGAGTTTATTCAGGCAACATATATGGAGCCCTTTGATATTAGCTGTCGCAATCTTGCCAAGCATCTTGATGTAGCAGCTTCAACTCTTAATAGGCTTATAAAAGGGCAGAGTGGAATCAGTCCTGAAATGGCTTTAAGGTTGGCTAAGGTTTTAGGTCGAAGCCCAGAAAGCTGGCTTACCATGCAAGACAATTACGATTTGTCTGTTGCAAAAAAACAGTTAAAGCTCTCCAATGTACTCCCCCTTGATTTAAATGCCGCGTAA
- a CDS encoding antibiotic biosynthesis monooxygenase, whose translation MTKQSAIDDPNYGATVVVTHRLRSDKHAEYEEWLKDIAPVCKTAAGFLDLHIIRPVAGLTDTYTVVIRFDSRAHLKQWIESEDRARLIEKPQPLFVTGDDFFIRSGLDFWFAPTEAKATIPVRWKQFLLTWSVIYPLVLGVPLLIVPMLQALGVPPIPPLSTLVVTGVIVFLMVYIIMPRYTRLVQRWLFS comes from the coding sequence ATGACAAAGCAATCCGCTATCGATGATCCAAACTATGGGGCGACAGTTGTTGTTACCCATCGGCTACGTTCTGACAAGCATGCCGAGTACGAGGAGTGGTTGAAAGACATTGCCCCGGTTTGTAAGACCGCAGCTGGTTTTTTGGATTTGCATATTATTCGTCCGGTAGCTGGCTTAACAGATACCTACACGGTGGTGATTCGCTTTGATTCCAGGGCGCATTTAAAACAGTGGATAGAGTCGGAGGATCGAGCCAGACTGATTGAAAAGCCCCAGCCCTTATTTGTTACCGGCGACGACTTTTTTATTCGCAGCGGGCTGGATTTCTGGTTTGCCCCCACGGAGGCTAAGGCGACTATCCCTGTACGCTGGAAGCAGTTTTTACTGACATGGTCGGTAATTTATCCGTTGGTACTTGGCGTGCCGCTGCTGATTGTGCCGATGTTACAAGCGCTGGGTGTGCCGCCCATCCCGCCATTGTCCACGCTGGTGGTTACTGGGGTCATCGTCTTTTTAATGGTGTATATCATTATGCCTCGTTATACCCGGCTGGTGCAGCGTTGGTTGTTTAGCTGA
- a CDS encoding type II toxin-antitoxin system RelE/ParE family toxin has product MIISFVHKGLERFYRSGTTSGIQSKHVKRLRLILTNLDQAENPDDMDLPGLRLHELKGNRKGIWSVSVSGNWRVTFRFTGKDAEIVNYEDYH; this is encoded by the coding sequence ATGATTATTAGCTTCGTACATAAAGGGCTTGAGCGGTTCTACCGTTCAGGCACAACTTCGGGTATTCAATCGAAGCATGTTAAACGTTTGAGGCTAATTCTTACCAACTTGGACCAAGCTGAAAACCCCGATGATATGGATTTGCCAGGCCTCCGCTTACACGAGCTGAAAGGAAACCGTAAAGGTATATGGTCAGTATCTGTAAGTGGTAATTGGAGGGTTACTTTTCGCTTTACAGGAAAGGACGCTGAAATAGTTAACTACGAGGATTATCACTAA
- a CDS encoding HigA family addiction module antitoxin produces the protein MSMHNPAHPGEILKELVIEPTGVTITDVSEHLNISRKTLSKVLNGRGSITPEMALRLELAFKKPSADHWLRLQNAYDLWSVRQHQSILQVRPYEFASQA, from the coding sequence ATGAGTATGCACAATCCGGCGCATCCGGGCGAAATTCTCAAAGAGTTAGTAATTGAGCCAACCGGCGTAACAATTACTGATGTTTCTGAACACCTTAATATAAGCCGAAAAACACTATCAAAAGTTTTAAATGGTAGGGGTTCTATCACTCCTGAAATGGCTTTACGTCTTGAGCTGGCATTTAAAAAGCCATCTGCAGATCATTGGCTTCGATTGCAAAATGCTTATGATCTTTGGTCAGTTCGCCAACATCAATCTATATTGCAAGTTCGCCCGTATGAATTTGCGTCACAAGCTTAA